In the genome of Methylococcus sp. EFPC2, the window GGTTCTTCCAGGAACGTGTGGAAGGCTTCCTCCAGTTTGAGCGTGGACCGGCTCGGCGCGTTGCGCGGAAAACGCAAGCGGGGGATGCCCATGACCCAGGGCGAGGCATTGCCCAGCCACGAAAGCCCCAGGTAGACAGTGGCCGAATCGATGAAGAACAGATGCAGGCGCGGGAGCTGCGACGATTTTTCGTCGACCGCCCCGGCCCGCTCGACGGCACGCCGGAATGGCGTTTCGAACTTGCGCACGAATACCGACAAGGCTTTGGCCTCATTGGTGTCGGCGGTCTCCAGCCATACCGCGGAATAGCGCGGCGCCAGCGTCGCAGCGGCCGCCAGCAGGGGCGTAATACGGTCGTCTGCAGGCAGGTTTTGGATCAGCGGAGCCACATAGATCAACTGGCGCGCGAAACAAAGATCCGCAAACCGCAGCTTCGCCCGCAGCAGGTCCAAGGTCGCCGGGTCGTACGGCGTAAACAGCAGATAGGCGCTGGCCGGTTGAGCCTTGACGTAACCTTGCACACCCAGGTCGAGCGCATGCTGCTGGATTTCCGCGGCGGCTTCTTTTTCGAAACCGGCGCGGCAATACAGCACGACACCGGCGAGCAAATTCGTGGGCTTCATATTCGATACGGAGTTAAATTCGGGCGAGCCCCCGAGACCGGGGGCTCTATACGTCACGGAGCCAGCTTCACGCCGTTGCGTCCGGTTTGTTTGACCTGGTAGAGGGCCTGATCCGCCAGCTTGATGAGATCCCGCCAGCCAGGTTGATCGCCCATCGAAACGGAAACCCCTATGCTCACCGTCAATGGATGCGCCAACGCCAGTTCCTCGGGCTGATGACCCTCGATCCCGCGCCGGACGCGC includes:
- the rlmM gene encoding 23S rRNA (cytidine(2498)-2'-O)-methyltransferase RlmM → MKPTNLLAGVVLYCRAGFEKEAAAEIQQHALDLGVQGYVKAQPASAYLLFTPYDPATLDLLRAKLRFADLCFARQLIYVAPLIQNLPADDRITPLLAAAATLAPRYSAVWLETADTNEAKALSVFVRKFETPFRRAVERAGAVDEKSSQLPRLHLFFIDSATVYLGLSWLGNASPWVMGIPRLRFPRNAPSRSTLKLEEAFHTFLEEPERALQPGMKAVDLGAAPGGWTWQLVRRSLRVTAVDNGPMAPELLDSGIVEHLRADGFRYRPPSPVDWLVCDMVEQPARIAALVARWLAEGYARQAIFNLKLPMKKRYEEVERCRDIIARSLEQAGVGYALAFKQLYHDREEVTGFLRLAGRTGERRGA